DNA from Deltaproteobacteria bacterium:
GGCGGAGGTCGTGGACCAGGACACGGGGAAGCCGGTCGCGGAAGGGGAGCGGGGGGAGCTCGTCCTCACGTCGCTGAAAAAACGGGCAAGGCCCCTGATCCGGTTCCGCACGGGCGACATCGTGTCGCTCACGACCGACCGGTGCGGATGCGGTCGGACGCACCTGCGGCTGCACGGGATCCACGGCCGGGCGGACGACATGCTGATCATCAGCGGGGTCAACGTGTTCCCCAGCGACATCGAGACGTTCGTGCGGAAGAACCAGGATCTCACCGGGGAGTACCGGCTGGTGGTCACCGAGGAGAAGCACCTGGCGCACCTGACCGTCGAAGTGGAGCACGTCGAAGGGTACGCGGGGGCGGTCGAAGAGCTCACCAGGCGGGTCGTCCACGACATCTTCAAGGTGCTGGGGATCAAGCCGCGGGTGAAGATCCTCCCCCCGAACACGCTGGAACGGGCGACCCACAAGGCGAAACGGGTGGTGGATCTGCGCGGAAGGAAATCCGGTTGAAATTCGGAGACGATCGGTCTATTATTCGGTCGTGCCGTCCCAATCCGCCACTGCGCGCCGTCCCGGACGGCCTCCGAAGGTCTGCGCCTTCCACCTGGAAACCCGCGAGGCGCTGATCCGGTACGGGACCGAGATCCTTACGGAAAAAGGGTTCCACAGCACGGGGATCGATGAAGTGCTGAAGCATGTCGGGGTGCCGAAGGGGTCGTTCTACCACTATTTCTCCAGCAAGGACGAGTTCGGCCTCGCCATCATCGACAACTACGCCGCCTACTTCGCCCGCAAGCTGGACCGGTTGCTGCGGAACGGCTCCCGGACGCCGCTTGCGCGGATCGCGGATTTCGTTGCCGACGCCAAGGCCGGGATGGCGCGCCACCGGTTCCGCCGGGGGTGCCTGATCGGCAACATGGGGCAGGAGCTGGGCGCCCTTCACGAGGGGTTCCGGGAGCGGCTGAAGTCGGTATTCGAGGATTGGCAGGACCGGATGGCCGGTTGCCTCGAGGCCGCCCGGGCCGCCGGCGAGATCGCCCCCGACGCGGAGTGCCGCCGGCTCGCCGCGTTCTTCTGGATCGGCTGGGAGGGGGCCGTTCTGCAGGCGAAGCTGGTTCGCAGCACGCGACCGCTGGACCTGTTCGCCGAGAATTTCTTCGCCGGACTGCCCCGGGGG
Protein-coding regions in this window:
- a CDS encoding TetR/AcrR family transcriptional regulator codes for the protein METREALIRYGTEILTEKGFHSTGIDEVLKHVGVPKGSFYHYFSSKDEFGLAIIDNYAAYFARKLDRLLRNGSRTPLARIADFVADAKAGMARHRFRRGCLIGNMGQELGALHEGFRERLKSVFEDWQDRMAGCLEAARAAGEIAPDAECRRLAAFFWIGWEGAVLQAKLVRSTRPLDLFAENFFAGLPRGTSNAV